In Miniphocaeibacter halophilus, the following proteins share a genomic window:
- a CDS encoding bifunctional folylpolyglutamate synthase/dihydrofolate synthase, whose protein sequence is MKFEEALAYLEDVKYGHCKDFNNFKEVLALFKIKESDFKIIQIAGTNGKGTVGTFLSNFIEGSNKSIGHFISPHLVDYRERFKVNNKIISKESFINIVKKIKNTLADELKNKLTYFELSLIVALLVFKYEKVEYIILEAGIGGRYDITNIFSNNILSIITTIGYDHVNILGNSLEEIAYHKSGIIKPCSKVVSYSHTSIVDRLIEKEALEKHSNLSFLNKEDVKILNMNLNGSDFTYLSEEFHTSMIGKHQVYNICLALQAFLLLDIEYNMDVIREKINSIQFEGRMEKINYNPTVIVDGAHNDEGLEILNKNIEYLNIEDFILIVGSMNDKNIFNKLEKIISKAKIVIFTKIDYERAIEPEKIMNLVNLQKKQYIIINNIKEIKDFIVNNIKKEDLVLITGSLYLVGEIKKIFNYKNNNGDKYV, encoded by the coding sequence ATGAAATTTGAAGAAGCTTTAGCATATTTGGAGGATGTAAAATATGGACATTGCAAGGACTTTAATAATTTTAAAGAGGTCCTTGCTCTTTTTAAAATAAAAGAATCGGATTTTAAGATTATTCAAATAGCCGGAACAAATGGTAAAGGTACAGTTGGGACTTTTTTAAGTAATTTTATTGAAGGTTCAAATAAAAGTATTGGACATTTTATATCTCCCCATTTAGTAGATTACAGGGAAAGATTTAAAGTAAATAATAAGATTATTTCTAAAGAAAGTTTTATTAATATTGTAAAAAAAATAAAAAATACATTGGCAGATGAATTAAAAAATAAATTAACCTATTTTGAATTATCCTTAATAGTAGCCTTGCTTGTATTTAAATATGAAAAAGTAGAATATATAATATTGGAGGCCGGCATAGGTGGAAGGTATGATATTACAAATATTTTTTCAAATAATATACTATCCATTATAACAACTATTGGTTATGACCATGTTAATATTTTAGGAAATTCACTAGAGGAAATAGCCTATCATAAATCCGGTATAATTAAACCTTGCTCAAAAGTTGTTTCCTATTCTCATACATCAATTGTCGATAGGCTAATAGAAAAAGAAGCTTTAGAAAAACATTCAAATTTAAGTTTTTTAAATAAAGAAGATGTAAAAATTTTAAATATGAACCTTAATGGTTCGGATTTTACATACTTGTCAGAAGAATTTCATACATCGATGATTGGAAAACATCAAGTATATAATATTTGTTTAGCCTTACAGGCTTTTTTATTATTGGATATTGAATATAATATGGATGTTATAAGGGAAAAAATTAATAGCATTCAATTTGAAGGAAGAATGGAAAAAATTAATTATAATCCAACTGTTATCGTAGATGGTGCCCATAATGATGAAGGCCTGGAAATTTTAAATAAAAATATAGAATATTTAAATATAGAAGATTTTATTTTAATAGTAGGATCTATGAATGACAAAAATATTTTTAATAAATTAGAGAAGATTATATCTAAGGCTAAAATTGTTATTTTCACCAAAATTGATTATGAAAGAGCCATAGAACCGGAAAAAATAATGAATTTGGTTAATTTACAAAAGAAACAGTATATAATAATAAATAATATTAAAGAAATTAAAGACTTTATAGTAAATAATATTAAAAAAGAGGATTTAGTTTTAATAACAGGCTCTTTATATTTAGTTGGAGAAATTAAAAAGATCTTTAACTATAAAAATAATAATGGAGATAAGTATGTATAG
- the hslO gene encoding Hsp33 family molecular chaperone HslO: MSKLYRAINKNETIRFFIINSTEIIEEMRRTHNTSTTATAALGRLTTMAAIMGSDIKNEKEKIILKVKGDGPSGMLISEINSKGNIKSYIQNLQVDIPSIVENNKLDVGSFVGKNGALAVIHDFGFGEPYTGQTSLVSGEIAEDFANYFYQSDQLPTVVTLGVLVDTDYSVKSAGGIFIQALPGYTDEDIDILEKCINNLPPVSSLFNKYESPEEILKIFFKEMEVEILEIEDRIYKCDCNRDRIEKALLSIGEEEINKIIEEDHQIELTCSYCNKKYNFTEEEIKDLLEKARI; this comes from the coding sequence ATGAGCAAATTATATAGAGCAATTAATAAAAATGAAACAATAAGATTTTTTATTATAAATTCAACTGAAATAATAGAAGAGATGAGAAGAACTCACAATACTTCTACTACAGCTACAGCTGCACTAGGCAGATTAACGACTATGGCTGCAATAATGGGGTCAGATATAAAAAATGAAAAAGAAAAAATAATTTTAAAAGTCAAAGGTGATGGACCTTCAGGAATGCTTATTTCAGAAATAAATTCCAAGGGAAATATTAAATCATATATTCAAAACCTACAAGTAGATATTCCAAGTATAGTTGAAAATAATAAATTAGACGTTGGATCTTTTGTAGGAAAAAATGGTGCATTAGCAGTAATACATGATTTTGGTTTCGGGGAACCTTATACTGGTCAAACAAGTTTGGTTTCAGGGGAAATTGCAGAGGATTTTGCAAATTATTTTTATCAATCCGATCAATTACCTACAGTTGTTACACTTGGAGTGTTAGTAGATACAGATTATTCTGTTAAATCAGCTGGAGGTATTTTCATTCAAGCATTACCAGGTTATACAGATGAGGACATTGATATATTGGAAAAATGTATTAATAATCTTCCACCTGTAAGTTCTTTGTTTAATAAATACGAATCACCTGAGGAGATTTTAAAAATATTTTTCAAGGAAATGGAAGTAGAAATTTTAGAAATAGAAGATAGAATATACAAATGCGACTGTAATAGAGATAGGATAGAAAAGGCATTATTGTCTATTGGTGAAGAGGAAATTAACAAAATTATAGAAGAAGATCACCAAATTGAATTAACTTGTAGTTATTGTAATAAAAAATATAATTTTACTGAAGAAGAAATTAAAGATTTACTGGAAAAAGCAAGGATTTAG
- a CDS encoding cold-shock protein produces MAKGKVKWFNATKGFGFISTEEGEDVFVHYSALEDNGDFRTLDEGQEVEFEVVEGTKGPQASNVVKL; encoded by the coding sequence ATGGCAAAAGGCAAAGTAAAATGGTTTAATGCAACTAAAGGATTTGGATTTATATCTACAGAAGAAGGAGAAGACGTTTTCGTTCACTATTCAGCTTTAGAAGATAATGGAGATTTCAGAACTTTAGATGAAGGACAAGAAGTAGAATTCGAAGTAGTTGAAGGAACAAAAGGTCCACAAGCTTCTAATGTAGTTAAATTATAA
- the argC gene encoding N-acetyl-gamma-glutamyl-phosphate reductase, with amino-acid sequence MIKVGIVGSTGYAGGELVRLLLQHKEVEIKWLYSQSYLGEDYHRIYGNFFKLLDKKCVGGDINDLVNEVDLIFTATPQGYCSGIINEELLSKVRVIDLSADFRIKDLDIYTSWYNLEHKSPEYIDEAVYGLCEINREKIKKTRILANPGCYTTASILSLYPLVREKLVDLNSIIIDAKSGTSGAGRGSSVASLFCEVNESIKAYGITSHRHTPEIEEQLGYGAGENVIVNFTPHLVPMNRGILTTSYLNLLSKVNYFDLKEIYNKYYGNEYFIRLLEENVFPETRWVSSSNFVDINFKIDNRTNRVVVISAIDNLIKGAAGQAVQNMNIMYGLKENEGLEQVPLFP; translated from the coding sequence ATGATTAAAGTAGGAATTGTTGGTTCAACTGGCTATGCAGGTGGAGAATTAGTAAGGTTATTACTACAGCATAAGGAAGTTGAAATTAAATGGTTGTATTCACAAAGTTATCTTGGAGAGGATTACCATAGAATATATGGTAATTTTTTTAAACTATTAGATAAGAAATGTGTTGGTGGAGATATTAATGACTTGGTCAATGAAGTAGACTTAATATTTACTGCTACTCCACAGGGATATTGTTCCGGGATAATTAATGAGGAATTATTAAGTAAGGTAAGAGTAATTGATTTAAGTGCGGATTTTAGAATTAAAGATTTGGATATCTACACTTCATGGTATAACTTGGAACACAAATCTCCTGAGTATATTGATGAAGCAGTATATGGTCTATGTGAAATAAATCGAGAAAAGATTAAAAAAACTAGGATTTTAGCTAATCCAGGGTGTTACACTACAGCATCTATTCTTTCCCTATATCCATTAGTTAGGGAAAAGTTGGTGGATTTAAATAGTATTATTATAGATGCAAAATCCGGTACTTCCGGAGCAGGAAGAGGTAGTTCTGTTGCAAGTTTATTTTGTGAAGTAAACGAAAGTATTAAGGCTTACGGAATAACAAGCCATAGACATACACCAGAGATTGAAGAGCAACTTGGCTATGGAGCAGGAGAAAATGTTATTGTTAATTTTACCCCACATTTGGTTCCAATGAACAGAGGAATATTAACAACTTCATATTTAAATTTACTAAGTAAGGTAAATTATTTCGATTTAAAGGAAATATATAATAAATACTATGGAAATGAATATTTTATTAGACTTTTAGAAGAAAATGTATTTCCAGAAACCAGATGGGTTTCAAGTAGTAATTTTGTAGATATAAACTTTAAAATTGACAATAGAACAAATAGAGTTGTTGTTATCTCTGCAATAGATAATTTAATAAAAGGGGCAGCAGGACAGGCTGTTCAGAATATGAACATTATGTATGGACTAAAAGAAAATGAAGGGTTGGAACAAGTTCCCTTGTTTCCATAA
- the valS gene encoding valine--tRNA ligase, with amino-acid sequence MKNLDKNYNPKSFEDRIYKTWKDGEYFVAKIDENKKPFTIVMPPPNVTGNLHLGHALNNTLQDILIRRKRMQGYSALWVPGTDHASISTEMKVVQKIESEGKTKAELGREEFLKEAWEWTYEYGGNIKNQLEKLGVSCDWSREAFTLDDNLSNAVQEVFIKMYNDGLIYRGDRIVNWCVSCGTAVSDAEVVHKDESGHLWHIRYPFKNKEGYIVIATTRPETMLGDLAVAVNPNDERYKDIVGETLVLPLVNREIPIISDEYVEMEFGTGMVKITPSHDPNDFEVGARHNLGQCVVIDEKGYIPEGYGKYSGMERSEARKAIVEDLEKLGLLDKIEDHEHSVGHCERCGTVIEPVISKQWFVKMENFAKEALEVYKNGELNLIPSRLGKVYENWLTGTRDWTISRQLWWGHRIPIYYCDDCGEIIVSKERPEKMCLWKYKYKTGSRYFRYLVFVCSLAIFNFRLA; translated from the coding sequence AACCATTTACAATTGTAATGCCACCTCCAAATGTAACAGGTAATTTACATTTAGGTCATGCATTAAATAATACCCTACAGGATATTCTAATTAGAAGAAAAAGAATGCAGGGTTATTCTGCACTATGGGTTCCAGGTACAGACCATGCCAGTATTTCCACTGAAATGAAGGTAGTACAAAAAATTGAAAGTGAAGGAAAAACAAAGGCTGAACTTGGAAGAGAAGAATTTCTTAAAGAAGCTTGGGAATGGACCTATGAATATGGTGGAAATATTAAAAACCAATTAGAAAAATTAGGGGTTTCTTGTGACTGGTCAAGAGAAGCCTTTACACTAGATGATAATCTTTCCAATGCAGTTCAAGAAGTCTTTATTAAAATGTATAATGATGGTTTAATTTACAGGGGAGATAGGATTGTAAATTGGTGTGTAAGTTGTGGTACTGCAGTTTCTGATGCAGAAGTTGTTCATAAAGATGAAAGTGGACATTTATGGCATATAAGATATCCTTTCAAAAATAAAGAGGGGTACATTGTAATTGCAACAACTAGACCTGAAACAATGCTAGGAGACTTAGCTGTTGCAGTTAATCCTAATGATGAACGCTATAAAGATATAGTAGGAGAAACTTTAGTTCTACCTTTAGTAAATAGAGAAATTCCAATTATTTCCGATGAATATGTTGAAATGGAATTTGGAACAGGAATGGTTAAAATAACACCTTCTCATGACCCTAATGACTTTGAAGTAGGAGCAAGACATAATCTAGGTCAATGTGTAGTTATTGATGAAAAGGGTTATATTCCTGAAGGATATGGAAAATATTCCGGAATGGAAAGAAGTGAAGCAAGAAAAGCCATTGTAGAGGATTTAGAAAAACTAGGGCTTCTGGATAAAATTGAAGACCATGAGCATTCTGTAGGTCATTGTGAAAGATGTGGAACTGTAATTGAGCCGGTTATTTCTAAACAATGGTTTGTTAAAATGGAAAACTTTGCTAAAGAGGCCCTTGAAGTATATAAGAATGGAGAGCTTAATTTAATACCTTCCAGACTTGGAAAAGTTTATGAAAATTGGCTTACTGGAACTAGAGATTGGACTATTTCTCGTCAACTTTGGTGGGGACATAGAATTCCAATATATTATTGTGATGATTGTGGAGAAATAATAGTTTCTAAGGAAAGGCCGGAAAAAATGTGCCTGTGGAAGTACAAATATAAGACAGGATCCAGATACTTTAGATACTTGGTTTTCGTCTGCTCTTTGGCCATTTTCAACTTTAGGCTGGCCTGA
- a CDS encoding class I SAM-dependent DNA methyltransferase: MYSDFAEIYNKLVFDIDYDFYYNTINVELDKNSIVPKNILEIGIGTGNLTKRMNFETDSYIGIDLSQEMLEIASNNLIEKKDITLLNADISDFSLNNFFDLAISTLDTINYILEEDRLFSAFKNIYNSLKKDSAFIFDINSENKLKKVLGNNTFVFEYENIFYTWQNFLDEEENIVDFVLDFFIEENGLYRRIREEQSEKIYSVDYIMKLLKKAGFKNISYKDFDSGNKVTENSQRILFTAIK, encoded by the coding sequence ATGTATAGTGACTTTGCAGAAATATATAACAAACTGGTTTTTGATATAGATTATGATTTTTATTACAATACTATAAATGTTGAGTTAGATAAAAATAGTATTGTTCCCAAAAATATACTTGAAATAGGAATAGGAACTGGAAATTTAACAAAAAGAATGAATTTTGAAACAGATTCCTATATTGGAATTGACTTAAGTCAGGAAATGTTAGAAATTGCCAGTAATAATCTTATAGAAAAAAAGGACATTACATTATTAAATGCCGATATTTCAGATTTTAGTTTAAATAATTTCTTTGATTTAGCCATAAGTACACTAGACACAATAAATTATATTTTAGAAGAAGATAGGTTGTTTTCAGCCTTTAAAAATATATACAATAGTTTAAAAAAGGATTCTGCCTTTATTTTTGATATTAATTCTGAAAATAAATTAAAGAAAGTCCTAGGAAATAATACATTTGTATTTGAATATGAGAATATTTTTTATACATGGCAAAATTTTTTAGACGAAGAAGAAAATATTGTTGATTTTGTTTTAGATTTTTTTATAGAAGAAAATGGCTTGTATAGAAGAATAAGAGAAGAACAAAGCGAAAAGATTTATTCTGTAGATTATATAATGAAACTGTTGAAAAAAGCTGGTTTTAAAAACATCTCTTATAAAGATTTCGATAGTGGAAATAAGGTTACTGAAAATAGTCAGAGAATTTTATTTACAGCCATTAAATAA
- the argJ gene encoding bifunctional glutamate N-acetyltransferase/amino-acid acetyltransferase ArgJ: MKEIEGGIVSPKGFYSTGVKAGIKKDSLDMAAIYSEVPASIAGTFTQNIVKAAPVVWDRKIVDDNLKSQLIIINSGIANAAVGTEGLKHCEETALEAEEIFNLDKNSVLLASTGLIGAKLPMDKIINGVSLLRKNLNNSSESANLTAEAILTTDTKKKEIAVELELDNKIVKIAGICKGSGMIHPDMCTMLAFITTDISIDDLLLKKCTKEIVDDTFNMISVDGDTSTNDTVLVMANGLAKNNKITKETEEYNKFKDALKYVFTYLAKKIAEDGEGATKLFEVKVKGASTVKQAKKIAKSVVTSNLTKAALFGNDANWGRIFCAMGYAGEHFDPLKVDLNFISTAGNIEIVKNGVAEKFNEEKAVEILSQKEVLALIDLKEGNCEATAWGCDLTYEYVRINGEYRS; this comes from the coding sequence ATGAAAGAAATCGAAGGAGGTATTGTTTCTCCAAAGGGTTTTTATTCTACAGGAGTTAAGGCGGGAATTAAAAAGGATAGTCTGGATATGGCTGCAATTTATAGTGAAGTGCCGGCAAGTATAGCTGGTACTTTTACACAAAATATTGTTAAAGCAGCTCCTGTAGTTTGGGACAGAAAAATAGTTGATGATAATTTAAAATCCCAATTAATAATTATAAATAGCGGAATTGCAAATGCTGCAGTAGGAACAGAGGGACTAAAACATTGTGAAGAAACAGCATTAGAGGCTGAAGAAATTTTTAACTTAGATAAAAATTCCGTATTATTAGCTTCAACAGGATTAATTGGAGCTAAATTGCCAATGGATAAGATAATAAACGGTGTTAGTCTACTAAGAAAAAATTTAAACAATTCAAGTGAAAGTGCTAATTTAACGGCTGAAGCTATTTTAACTACAGATACTAAAAAGAAGGAAATAGCTGTTGAGTTGGAGTTGGATAATAAAATCGTAAAAATAGCCGGAATATGCAAAGGTTCCGGAATGATTCATCCCGATATGTGTACAATGTTAGCTTTTATAACTACTGATATTAGTATTGATGATTTATTATTAAAGAAATGTACTAAAGAAATTGTAGATGATACTTTTAATATGATTTCAGTAGATGGAGACACATCTACAAATGATACAGTCTTAGTTATGGCAAATGGATTGGCAAAAAACAATAAAATTACTAAAGAAACTGAAGAATATAACAAATTTAAAGATGCACTAAAGTATGTTTTTACTTATTTAGCTAAAAAAATTGCTGAAGATGGAGAAGGAGCAACTAAATTATTTGAAGTTAAGGTTAAGGGAGCTTCTACTGTAAAACAGGCTAAAAAAATTGCTAAATCAGTTGTAACTTCAAATTTAACTAAAGCGGCATTATTTGGCAATGATGCAAATTGGGGTAGGATTTTCTGTGCTATGGGTTATGCAGGAGAGCATTTTGACCCACTTAAGGTAGATTTAAACTTCATAAGTACAGCTGGAAATATAGAGATTGTTAAAAATGGAGTTGCAGAAAAATTTAATGAAGAAAAGGCTGTAGAAATTTTATCACAAAAAGAAGTTTTAGCATTAATTGATCTAAAAGAAGGTAATTGTGAAGCAACAGCATGGGGTTGTGACTTAACTTATGAATATGTAAGAATAAATGGAGAGTATAGATCATGA
- a CDS encoding class I tRNA ligase family protein, with protein MRQDPDTLDTWFSSALWPFSTLGWPEKTPDLEYFFPTDVLVTGYDIIFFWVIRMVFSSLYNMGKVPFKDVYFTGLIRDSQGRKMSKSLNNGIDPLEVIDQYGADALRFTLVTGNSPGNDMRFYMERVEANRNFANKLWNATRFIFMNLDEDNIKNIDELELENVDKWIISRANNLIKNVDENIDKYEIGLAADKIYDFVWNEFCDWYIELVKSRLYNSDLERSIKAQSTLIHVLDIVLKLLHPFMPYITEEIYSIMPNKKDMLINETWPKYKPNYEYKDEEEKIDIMINAIKSIRNARAELNIAPSKKAELIFTSKDKNSIDTLKELTEHFKTLGGASSIKFLDEDLDENIDAISIVQNKFKIFIPLADLVDYSKELERLEKEAEKLQSEIKRASGKLSNEKFTSKAPEKVVQEERDKLVKYEGMLKEVNSSIEGIKAKL; from the coding sequence ATAAGACAGGATCCAGATACTTTAGATACTTGGTTTTCGTCTGCTCTTTGGCCATTTTCAACTTTAGGCTGGCCTGAAAAAACACCTGATTTAGAATATTTCTTTCCAACAGATGTTTTAGTTACAGGGTACGATATTATATTTTTCTGGGTAATTAGAATGGTATTTTCATCATTGTACAATATGGGCAAAGTACCTTTTAAAGATGTGTATTTTACCGGTCTAATTAGGGATTCTCAAGGAAGAAAGATGAGTAAATCCTTAAATAATGGTATTGACCCATTAGAAGTAATTGACCAATATGGTGCAGACGCTTTAAGATTTACTTTAGTAACCGGTAATTCTCCAGGCAATGATATGAGATTCTATATGGAAAGAGTAGAGGCTAATAGAAACTTCGCTAATAAATTATGGAATGCTACTCGTTTTATCTTTATGAATTTAGATGAGGATAATATAAAAAACATTGATGAATTAGAACTTGAAAATGTAGATAAATGGATAATTTCACGAGCTAATAATCTAATTAAAAATGTAGATGAAAATATAGATAAGTATGAAATAGGATTAGCAGCAGATAAAATTTATGACTTTGTTTGGAACGAGTTTTGTGACTGGTATATAGAATTAGTAAAATCCAGACTTTATAATTCGGATTTAGAAAGAAGCATAAAAGCACAAAGTACATTAATTCATGTATTGGATATAGTTTTAAAATTACTTCATCCTTTTATGCCTTATATAACTGAGGAAATTTATTCTATTATGCCAAATAAAAAGGATATGCTTATTAATGAAACTTGGCCAAAATATAAGCCTAACTATGAATATAAAGATGAAGAAGAAAAAATAGATATAATGATAAATGCAATTAAGTCTATTAGAAATGCAAGAGCAGAATTAAATATTGCACCAAGTAAAAAAGCAGAACTAATATTTACTAGTAAGGACAAGAATTCCATAGACACGCTAAAAGAACTGACAGAACATTTTAAAACTCTAGGTGGAGCTTCAAGTATTAAGTTTTTAGATGAGGATTTAGATGAAAATATAGATGCTATTTCAATAGTACAAAATAAATTTAAGATTTTCATACCTTTAGCAGATTTAGTTGATTACTCTAAGGAATTGGAAAGACTGGAAAAAGAAGCGGAAAAATTACAGTCTGAAATAAAGAGAGCTAGTGGAAAATTGTCAAATGAAAAATTTACTTCTAAGGCACCTGAAAAAGTTGTACAGGAAGAAAGAGATAAATTAGTAAAATATGAGGGAATGCTTAAGGAAGTAAATAGTTCAATAGAAGGAATTAAGGCAAAATTGTAA